A single Tenacibaculum sp. 190524A02b DNA region contains:
- a CDS encoding flagellar motor protein MotB, with protein sequence MFLMSCVSSKEYKNKEKEVQKTQEKHDRVKAINKDIKNLLYAVKSKADRYKNQQENLNQVSLSLLEEKNNKIENNKGIAIPTSLRKDLKKEISQIKSNKNKNLNTFKDSLNYLLINKFSKQVQSFDLKNSDDINIKIERTVVMIAVSDKLLFNSASYNIRRSGYPIIKKLAKILAAEPNINVIIEGHADSVPIKTFEIKDNWDLSVKRATTIARLLEKRYKIRPERLIPSGRGSAVPFKDNKTRKNRALNRRIKIFLLPNLNHFFDFLDADKMTSKSEINRKEYKKASKKINKFLDFLKNYHKKRKGIDTLDKCKKGEEEDCDDPNKIINLK encoded by the coding sequence GTGTTTTTAATGTCTTGTGTTTCTAGTAAAGAATATAAAAATAAAGAAAAAGAAGTTCAGAAAACACAAGAAAAACATGATAGAGTTAAGGCTATAAATAAAGATATTAAGAATTTACTTTATGCTGTGAAATCAAAAGCTGATAGGTATAAAAATCAGCAAGAAAATCTAAACCAAGTAAGTTTATCCTTATTAGAAGAGAAAAATAATAAGATAGAAAATAATAAAGGTATAGCTATACCTACTTCATTAAGAAAAGATCTTAAGAAAGAAATTTCACAAATAAAATCTAATAAAAATAAAAATTTAAATACGTTTAAAGATTCTTTAAACTATTTATTAATCAATAAATTTAGTAAACAAGTACAATCTTTTGACCTCAAAAACTCTGATGATATAAATATTAAAATAGAAAGAACCGTTGTTATGATTGCGGTATCTGATAAACTATTATTCAACTCAGCAAGTTATAATATAAGAAGATCTGGATATCCAATTATTAAAAAATTGGCAAAAATATTAGCTGCAGAACCTAATATTAATGTTATTATTGAAGGGCATGCAGATTCAGTTCCTATAAAAACTTTTGAAATTAAAGATAATTGGGATTTAAGTGTAAAAAGAGCTACAACTATTGCTAGGCTACTAGAAAAAAGATATAAAATAAGACCAGAAAGGCTAATCCCATCGGGTAGAGGTAGCGCAGTTCCTTTTAAAGATAATAAAACAAGAAAAAATAGAGCATTAAATAGAAGAATAAAAATATTTTTATTACCTAATCTAAATCATTTCTTTGATTTTTTAGATGCTGATAAAATGACTTCTAAAAGTGAAATAAATAGAAAAGAATATAAAAAAGCTAGTAAAAAAATTAATAAATTTTTAGATTTTCTTAAAAACTACCATAAAAAAAGAAAAGGAATAGATACATTAGATAAATGTAAAAAAGGAGAAGAAGAAGATTGTGATGATCCAAACAAAATCATAAATTTAAAATAA
- a CDS encoding type IX secretion system membrane protein PorP/SprF produces MRTISKFICMLGICFITNTQAQQDPQFTQYMFNTMSVNPAYAGSKGHAVITAIGRTQWVGFEGAPDTQNLSFDSPLGESGLGLGLNLVNDKIGPSHEIYFDGNLSYTVETGQEGNLAFGLRLGGRLLNIDWSKGETVDSEALFANNISGKFLPTVGAGIYYYEPQWYIGLSVPNFLRTEHYDRNLEEVQQVAIERMHFFLITGYVFDVTESIKFKPAALVKAVSGAPLSLDVSANLLFNEKFRIGLGWRWDDSISALLGFQVTDSLLIGYAYDLTTSNYNVTNSGTHEIMIRYEILKELRYKSPRFF; encoded by the coding sequence ATGAGGACAATTTCAAAATTCATTTGTATGTTGGGTATTTGTTTTATTACAAATACCCAAGCACAACAAGACCCCCAATTCACTCAATATATGTTTAATACAATGAGTGTGAATCCTGCTTATGCTGGATCAAAAGGACATGCAGTAATAACAGCAATAGGAAGAACACAATGGGTTGGATTTGAAGGGGCACCAGATACTCAAAATTTGAGTTTTGACTCTCCTTTGGGAGAATCAGGTTTAGGATTAGGTTTAAATCTGGTGAATGATAAAATTGGTCCTTCACATGAAATTTATTTTGATGGTAATTTATCCTATACAGTTGAAACTGGTCAAGAAGGAAATCTAGCTTTTGGTTTGAGATTAGGAGGTAGATTGCTAAATATAGATTGGTCAAAAGGAGAAACTGTTGATTCAGAAGCTTTATTTGCCAATAACATAAGTGGTAAATTTTTACCAACAGTAGGAGCTGGTATATATTACTATGAACCTCAATGGTATATTGGGTTATCTGTACCAAATTTTCTAAGGACAGAACATTATGATCGAAATTTAGAAGAAGTTCAGCAAGTAGCTATAGAAAGAATGCACTTTTTCTTAATAACTGGTTATGTATTTGATGTAACTGAGAGTATAAAATTTAAACCAGCAGCTTTAGTAAAGGCAGTTTCGGGTGCTCCATTATCTCTAGATGTTTCGGCAAATCTATTATTTAATGAAAAATTTAGGATAGGTCTTGGTTGGAGATGGGATGACTCGATAAGTGCATTGTTAGGTTTTCAAGTTACAGATTCATTACTTATTGGATATGCATATGATTTGACAACTTCTAATTATAATGTAACAAATTCAGGAACGCACGAAATTATGATCAGATATGAAATATTAAAAGAATTAAGGTATAAATCTCCCCGATTTTTCTAA
- a CDS encoding energy transducer TonB: MMRFPLLIIAILCSFIAVAQEQCTTPDESIADPNSITKCAVEDVKDADGTAKKQVSIEVSTRRRVVRKNSATALSESKNSHKLANIKKNTLLVGKLELDDNSANISRIPFNLVEEIPLFSKCESEPLIKQAKCFEGQIAKHIVRNFQYPEEALDRGIEGRVLVQFTINELGDVEDIKLRGPKDGDLLVKEAKRIVTKLPKFLPGKHNGKTVKVKYGIPITFKVPGGKSKKKVIKKPVVRKVVKAPVIKEEKITDVVSFNKVQTIPQFKKCSNASDVEKLNCFNERMISHIQRNFNYPEGAAAAHIEGKVWVTFIINKQGKVRNIRMRGPKNGHLLELEAKKMVANLPDFVPGKHNGGVANVEYTIPITFKLN, encoded by the coding sequence ATGATGAGATTCCCCTTGTTAATTATAGCTATATTATGTTCATTTATAGCTGTAGCTCAGGAACAGTGTACTACTCCAGATGAAAGTATTGCGGACCCAAATAGTATAACCAAATGTGCTGTTGAGGATGTAAAAGATGCTGACGGAACTGCTAAAAAGCAAGTTTCTATAGAAGTTTCTACTAGAAGACGTGTTGTTCGAAAAAATTCTGCAACTGCATTAAGTGAATCAAAAAACTCACACAAATTAGCAAATATTAAAAAGAATACTTTATTAGTAGGTAAGTTAGAATTGGATGACAATAGCGCTAATATCTCTAGAATACCTTTTAATTTAGTTGAAGAAATTCCTTTATTTTCTAAATGTGAAAGTGAGCCTTTAATAAAACAAGCTAAGTGTTTTGAAGGACAAATAGCGAAACATATCGTTAGAAACTTTCAATATCCAGAAGAAGCTTTAGATAGAGGTATAGAAGGAAGAGTTTTAGTACAATTTACCATTAATGAATTAGGTGATGTTGAAGATATCAAACTACGTGGCCCTAAAGATGGAGATTTATTAGTGAAAGAAGCTAAAAGAATAGTTACAAAACTTCCTAAATTTTTACCAGGTAAGCACAATGGTAAAACTGTAAAAGTTAAGTATGGAATTCCTATTACTTTTAAAGTTCCTGGAGGTAAAAGTAAAAAGAAGGTTATAAAGAAGCCTGTTGTAAGGAAAGTTGTTAAAGCTCCTGTTATTAAAGAAGAAAAAATAACTGATGTGGTAAGTTTTAATAAAGTTCAAACAATACCTCAATTTAAAAAATGTTCAAATGCTTCTGACGTTGAAAAGTTAAATTGTTTCAATGAAAGAATGATTAGTCATATTCAAAGAAACTTTAATTATCCTGAGGGTGCAGCTGCAGCTCACATTGAAGGAAAAGTATGGGTTACTTTTATCATTAACAAACAAGGTAAAGTTAGAAATATTAGAATGAGAGGTCCAAAAAATGGTCACTTATTAGAATTAGAAGCTAAGAAAATGGTTGCTAATTTACCTGACTTTGTTCCTGGTAAGCACAATGGTGGTGTAGCTAATGTAGAATACACAATACCTATTACCTTTAAACTTAATTAA
- a CDS encoding flagellar motor protein MotB — MKNIYLLLLILGLTSCVSKRKYSKLDKKHDLMKKNIQDVSFENEKLTVKYKKIKEKITEYNNKINALKQLNEDSKKDNDRKLDIVGDGVLISEEIKRKIAKGFNKIDKSKLENVKNLQDSINVMLSYNLNKLTKNDGNDVELNFNIDKTVVMISISDKMLFKTASHKVRKEALRVIKKVAEIVKSEPSMDIMIEGHTDAKPIHTRGIKDNWDLSVKRATAIVRILEQKFGIDSKRLIASGRGSSVPLKENNTSYNRAFNRRTRIIILPNLDKFFSLLIDSENIIIP; from the coding sequence ATGAAAAATATCTATTTGCTTTTATTAATTTTAGGATTAACTTCTTGTGTTTCTAAAAGAAAGTACTCAAAGTTAGATAAGAAACATGATTTGATGAAAAAAAATATACAAGATGTATCTTTTGAGAATGAGAAGTTGACAGTAAAATATAAAAAAATTAAAGAAAAAATTACTGAGTATAATAATAAAATAAATGCACTGAAGCAGCTTAATGAAGATTCCAAAAAAGATAATGATAGAAAACTAGATATCGTTGGAGATGGTGTATTGATTTCTGAAGAAATAAAAAGAAAAATAGCTAAAGGGTTTAATAAAATTGATAAATCTAAATTAGAAAACGTAAAAAATTTACAAGATTCTATTAATGTAATGTTAAGTTATAACCTTAATAAACTAACAAAAAATGATGGTAATGATGTAGAATTGAACTTTAACATTGATAAAACTGTTGTAATGATATCTATTTCAGACAAGATGTTGTTTAAGACGGCAAGTCATAAAGTTAGAAAAGAAGCTTTAAGAGTAATAAAAAAAGTAGCCGAAATAGTTAAATCTGAACCAAGTATGGATATTATGATTGAAGGACATACAGATGCTAAACCTATTCATACTAGAGGAATAAAAGATAATTGGGATTTAAGTGTTAAAAGAGCAACAGCAATTGTTAGAATTTTAGAACAAAAATTTGGTATAGATTCTAAAAGGTTAATAGCATCCGGAAGAGGTAGTTCAGTTCCTTTAAAAGAGAATAATACGAGCTATAATAGAGCTTTTAATAGAAGAACAAGAATAATAATTTTACCAAACTTAGATAAGTTTTTTAGTTTATTAATAGATAGTGAAAATATAATTATTCCTTGA
- the kdsB gene encoding 3-deoxy-manno-octulosonate cytidylyltransferase: protein MKVIAMIPARYNASRFPGKLMKDLAGKPVILRTYESAVNTKLFDDVYIVTDSNVIKNVIEEHNGKVIMSKKEHQCGSDRIAEAVKDIDTDIVINVQGDEPFIDTISLEKLVLVFKNDKNSSIDLASLKVKITDENEINNPNNVKVITDNNNFAIYFSRSVIPYKREEDINTDYYKHKGIYAFRKEAILDFYRTPMTPLESSEKIECIRYLEVGKKIKMVETSSEGIGIDTPEDLEKAIKYLKQQG from the coding sequence ATGAAAGTTATAGCAATGATACCCGCTAGATATAATGCTTCTAGATTTCCAGGTAAGCTTATGAAAGATTTAGCAGGTAAGCCAGTAATTTTGAGAACATATGAATCTGCAGTTAATACTAAGCTTTTTGATGATGTTTATATTGTTACTGACTCAAATGTAATAAAAAATGTTATTGAAGAGCATAATGGTAAAGTTATAATGAGTAAAAAAGAACATCAATGTGGATCTGATAGGATTGCTGAAGCTGTTAAAGATATTGATACAGATATTGTAATTAATGTTCAAGGAGACGAACCTTTTATAGATACAATATCTTTAGAAAAATTAGTTCTAGTTTTTAAAAACGACAAAAATTCTTCTATAGACTTAGCTTCTTTAAAAGTAAAAATTACAGATGAAAATGAAATTAATAACCCAAATAATGTAAAAGTTATTACTGATAATAATAATTTTGCTATATACTTTTCTCGAAGTGTAATACCATATAAAAGAGAAGAAGACATAAATACTGATTACTACAAACATAAAGGTATTTATGCCTTTAGAAAAGAGGCTATTTTAGATTTTTATAGAACTCCAATGACTCCTTTGGAATCCAGTGAAAAAATTGAATGTATAAGATATTTAGAAGTAGGTAAGAAAATAAAAATGGTAGAAACTTCTTCTGAAGGTATTGGTATTGATACTCCTGAAGATTTAGAAAAAGCTATAAAATATTTAAAACAACAAGGATGA
- a CDS encoding energy transducer TonB: MKKTTLLSTIFFAFSLISFSQEQCATPDEVIADPNSITKCVVQDAGGDKKQKKQISIEVSSRKRYVRKNKKAVSSVGGSLNTSDISNSKANLTIGKLEFEDGSAIIEKIPFNLVDQIPLFPKCEKEPLLKQSSCFNKLMAKHVANHFNFPKKALEQGIGGRVLVQFTINETGAVEDIKLRGPVNGQLLEDEAKKIVTELPKLLPGKHNGVPVKVKYGVPIKFTLPKDVKRTNIGTASKGTVIRAVKGKTENISSFVEFANLDEIPLFESCKSNNDKNNCFNERMISHIQRNFNYPAGAVEKNIQGKVWVTFIINKNGEVVNIETKGPSNGFLLEQEAVKMVMKLPKFIPGYKDGNKVNVKYSFPINFKLN; encoded by the coding sequence ATGAAAAAAACTACTCTATTAAGTACTATTTTTTTTGCATTTTCACTTATCTCTTTTTCTCAAGAGCAATGTGCTACCCCAGATGAAGTAATCGCTGATCCTAACAGTATAACTAAATGTGTTGTACAAGATGCAGGTGGAGATAAAAAGCAAAAGAAACAAATATCTATTGAAGTATCTTCTAGAAAAAGATATGTTAGAAAGAATAAAAAAGCTGTTTCTTCTGTTGGAGGAAGCTTAAATACTTCAGATATATCAAACTCTAAAGCTAACTTAACTATTGGTAAATTAGAATTTGAAGACGGTTCAGCTATAATTGAAAAAATACCATTTAACTTAGTTGACCAAATACCTTTATTTCCTAAATGTGAAAAAGAACCTTTATTGAAACAATCTTCATGTTTTAATAAGTTAATGGCAAAACATGTTGCTAATCATTTCAATTTTCCAAAAAAAGCACTTGAGCAAGGTATTGGAGGAAGAGTACTTGTTCAATTCACTATTAATGAAACTGGAGCTGTAGAGGATATAAAATTAAGAGGTCCTGTTAATGGTCAACTTTTAGAAGATGAAGCTAAAAAAATAGTTACAGAGTTACCTAAGCTTTTACCAGGAAAACATAATGGTGTTCCTGTAAAAGTTAAATATGGTGTACCTATTAAATTTACATTACCTAAAGATGTTAAGAGAACTAATATTGGTACAGCATCTAAAGGTACTGTTATTAGAGCTGTAAAAGGTAAGACAGAAAATATTTCGAGTTTTGTTGAGTTTGCTAACTTAGATGAAATTCCTTTATTCGAATCTTGTAAATCTAACAACGACAAAAACAATTGTTTTAATGAGAGAATGATCAGTCACATTCAACGTAACTTTAACTACCCTGCTGGAGCTGTAGAAAAAAACATTCAAGGTAAGGTATGGGTTACATTCATCATTAATAAAAATGGAGAAGTTGTTAATATAGAAACAAAAGGACCTTCAAATGGTTTCTTATTAGAACAAGAAGCTGTTAAGATGGTTATGAAACTTCCTAAATTTATACCTGGTTATAAAGATGGAAATAAGGTTAACGTTAAGTATTCTTTCCCTATTAATTTTAAATTAAACTAG
- a CDS encoding energy transducer TonB: MTHLQKFSLSLLTFFLAFNIKAFCQQTCTTPSNEVTDLNSITINKCDVGLNKNNTPKQRTIIRTSNNVSRKRVTNRIKTSPNRVNSNLGINNDLKKTITNSNNTSFKNKLKSKEVLFDLVDESPLFPNCKKNNTIIENKRCFKENIQKHFAKNFNPETIAEDEISGKILIKFTITINGSIENISTISKKKSNLLEKEIIKILSKTPNLTPGKVNDVPVNVTYVLPVNLTLE, from the coding sequence ATGACACATTTGCAAAAATTTTCCCTATCGCTTTTAACGTTTTTTTTAGCATTTAATATAAAAGCTTTTTGCCAACAAACTTGTACTACACCTAGTAATGAAGTTACCGATTTAAATAGTATTACAATAAACAAGTGTGATGTTGGTCTAAACAAAAATAATACTCCAAAACAAAGAACTATTATTAGAACTTCTAATAATGTATCTAGAAAACGGGTAACAAATAGAATTAAAACATCTCCAAATAGAGTTAACTCGAACTTAGGTATTAATAATGACTTAAAAAAAACAATCACAAATTCTAATAATACTTCTTTTAAGAATAAGTTAAAATCTAAAGAGGTACTATTTGATCTAGTTGACGAATCTCCTTTATTTCCAAATTGCAAAAAAAATAATACTATTATTGAAAATAAAAGATGTTTTAAAGAAAATATTCAAAAACATTTTGCTAAAAACTTCAATCCAGAAACAATTGCTGAAGATGAAATTTCTGGGAAAATTCTAATAAAATTCACTATCACTATTAATGGAAGTATTGAAAATATTTCTACTATTAGTAAGAAGAAAAGTAACTTATTGGAAAAGGAAATCATAAAAATACTTTCAAAAACCCCTAACCTTACTCCTGGAAAAGTAAATGACGTACCTGTTAATGTTACTTATGTACTACCTGTAAACTTAACGTTAGAATAA
- a CDS encoding HAD family hydrolase translates to MINSQIKIIAFDADDTLWVNETYFREAENKFAKLLSNYETENKIHQELLKKEIKNLDLYGYGIKGFVLSMIECALELSNNKLDQAIINEILSIGKDMLQKPIILIDGVIEVLSNLQNKYRLIVATKGDLLDQEKKLEKSGLLKYFHHIEVMSEKKERDYTKLINHLDINPKEFLMIGNSLKSDVLPLLNLGASAIHVPFHTTWEFEKVSKDISNLDYYTISHITELLDIL, encoded by the coding sequence ATGATTAATTCACAAATTAAAATAATTGCTTTTGATGCTGATGATACCTTATGGGTAAATGAAACATATTTCAGAGAAGCTGAAAATAAATTTGCTAAACTCCTATCAAATTATGAAACCGAAAATAAGATTCATCAAGAATTATTAAAAAAAGAAATTAAAAACCTTGATTTATATGGCTATGGAATAAAAGGATTTGTTTTATCTATGATTGAATGTGCTCTTGAACTTTCTAATAACAAGCTTGATCAAGCTATAATTAATGAAATTCTATCTATTGGTAAAGATATGTTACAAAAACCTATAATACTTATAGATGGTGTTATTGAGGTTCTTTCTAATTTACAGAATAAATACCGTTTAATTGTTGCTACTAAAGGTGATTTACTAGATCAAGAAAAGAAACTTGAAAAGTCTGGACTTCTTAAATACTTTCATCATATTGAAGTTATGAGTGAAAAAAAAGAAAGAGATTACACTAAATTAATTAATCATTTAGATATTAACCCAAAAGAGTTTTTAATGATTGGAAATTCTTTAAAGTCTGATGTGCTACCATTACTAAATCTTGGAGCTTCTGCCATTCATGTTCCTTTTCATACTACATGGGAATTCGAAAAAGTTTCTAAAGATATTTCAAACTTAGACTATTATACCATATCTCATATTACTGAATTATTAGATATATTATAA
- a CDS encoding OmpA family protein, translating to MKLKRQLLFIFIVVLVGEIHSQSRRVADRYFEEYSYVQSAELYKALIEKKGDSSKHILSRLADSYYNNSNTEEALKWYEKLVNNFKNKIEEKYLFRYAQTLRSNGNYKKSDSIFIILSKENNKNNRKLELENENYLLDYSGNKKERIGIRNLSINTPFSDYGGFIINGNVYYTSAAPKNEKKQKLYKWNKQPFLNIYKAKESIESLEENEKDTVLEVLNHKILKSPVTTKYHEGKPIFTKDGKTMYFTRNNFDGRRVSKDKKRSVNLKIYKASLVNGEWTNIIELPFNSDEYSVGHPALSPNEEELYFVSDMPGGFGASDLYKVAVKEEGKYGKPINLGSTINTSDREKFPFIGNDNTLYFSSDGHLGLGLLDVFQAKIKNDSTYSKVKNIGKPFNSKKDDFAFFIGEKGKKGFFSSNRKKGKGDDDIYSFYIYSDPPVCTKTISGTVVDAKQGKIVADAILKMVNPNNGEVLLETISDENGYYKFDKVLCDANYIIKASKLDHRPDQKKVKISKKSIEIINVDLKLIPLIIGDQIVINPIYFDFNKSKIREDAEYELENIVTVMKNHPEIVIKIESHTDSRGKDLYNKRLSDKRAKATRDYIISRGIKNKRIESAIGYGEEKLLNHCNNKNKNKCSEEEHQVNRRSYFYIVKGRDKIKAKQQAEKIKVKKRISNRSSYLRFLRDNFKRSKNGGSEKCKKEGSCNENKTDELKY from the coding sequence ATGAAATTAAAAAGACAGTTACTATTTATTTTTATAGTAGTTCTAGTAGGAGAAATACATTCACAAAGCAGAAGAGTGGCTGATCGTTACTTTGAAGAATACTCTTATGTTCAATCTGCAGAGTTATATAAGGCTTTAATTGAAAAAAAAGGAGATAGCTCTAAGCATATACTTAGTAGGTTAGCAGATTCTTATTACAATAATTCAAATACTGAAGAGGCCTTAAAATGGTATGAGAAGTTGGTTAACAATTTTAAGAACAAAATAGAAGAAAAATATTTATTTAGGTATGCGCAAACTCTAAGAAGTAATGGGAATTATAAAAAGTCAGATTCTATTTTTATTATTTTATCAAAAGAGAATAATAAAAACAATAGAAAACTAGAGTTAGAGAATGAAAATTATTTATTAGACTATTCAGGAAATAAAAAAGAAAGAATAGGAATAAGAAATTTATCAATAAACACACCTTTTTCTGATTACGGAGGTTTTATTATAAATGGTAATGTTTATTATACTTCTGCTGCACCAAAAAATGAAAAAAAGCAAAAATTATATAAATGGAACAAACAACCATTTTTAAATATATATAAAGCTAAGGAAAGTATTGAATCTTTAGAAGAAAATGAAAAAGACACTGTTTTAGAAGTGCTTAATCATAAAATATTAAAGTCTCCAGTAACTACAAAATATCATGAAGGCAAACCTATTTTTACAAAAGATGGTAAGACAATGTATTTTACTCGAAATAACTTTGATGGTAGAAGAGTTAGTAAGGATAAAAAAAGATCAGTCAACTTAAAGATTTACAAAGCATCTTTAGTTAATGGTGAATGGACAAATATAATTGAATTGCCATTTAATAGTGACGAATACTCTGTGGGACATCCAGCTTTGTCTCCTAATGAAGAAGAGTTATATTTTGTATCTGATATGCCAGGAGGTTTTGGAGCCTCTGATTTATATAAAGTTGCTGTTAAAGAAGAAGGAAAGTATGGAAAACCAATAAATTTAGGAAGTACAATTAATACTTCTGATAGAGAAAAATTTCCTTTTATAGGTAATGATAATACTTTGTATTTCTCTTCTGACGGTCACTTAGGATTAGGTTTACTTGATGTTTTCCAAGCTAAAATAAAAAATGATTCAACATATTCTAAAGTTAAAAACATAGGAAAGCCTTTTAATAGTAAAAAAGATGATTTTGCCTTTTTTATAGGTGAAAAAGGTAAGAAAGGGTTCTTCTCTTCTAATAGAAAAAAAGGAAAAGGAGATGATGATATCTATAGTTTTTACATCTATTCTGATCCTCCAGTATGTACAAAAACAATATCTGGTACCGTTGTAGATGCTAAACAAGGGAAAATAGTTGCAGATGCAATTTTAAAAATGGTAAATCCAAATAATGGAGAGGTTTTATTAGAAACAATTTCTGATGAAAACGGTTACTATAAGTTTGACAAAGTGTTATGTGATGCAAACTATATTATAAAAGCATCTAAACTAGATCATAGACCAGATCAAAAAAAGGTAAAGATTTCAAAAAAATCTATAGAAATAATTAATGTAGATTTAAAGTTAATCCCTTTAATTATTGGAGATCAAATTGTAATCAATCCTATATATTTTGATTTTAATAAATCAAAAATTAGAGAGGATGCAGAATACGAGTTAGAAAATATAGTAACTGTAATGAAAAATCATCCTGAAATTGTTATTAAAATTGAGTCACACACAGATAGTAGAGGAAAGGATTTATATAACAAAAGGTTATCTGATAAAAGAGCAAAAGCGACAAGAGATTATATTATTTCAAGAGGTATTAAAAATAAAAGAATTGAAAGCGCTATTGGATACGGTGAAGAGAAGTTGTTGAATCACTGTAATAATAAAAATAAGAATAAATGTTCAGAAGAAGAGCATCAAGTAAATAGACGATCATATTTTTATATTGTTAAAGGAAGAGATAAAATTAAAGCAAAACAACAAGCTGAAAAAATTAAGGTTAAAAAACGGATAAGTAATCGTAGTAGTTATTTAAGGTTTTTAAGAGACAACTTTAAGAGATCTAAGAATGGAGGTTCTGAAAAATGTAAAAAAGAAGGAAGCTGTAATGAAAATAAAACTGATGAATTAAAATATTAA
- a CDS encoding TonB family protein gives MKPQFIIIIVALLSYYKVYTQKQCATDEQVVDLNTITKCSINDVKETLSELETKQIRTRKKRKKVVANNSLNVNNLHSVDSKSVAKIDQIKSATDKLAPLKKIPFYMVDQIPLFKKCKNTPLIKQTKCFEKQMAKHIFNNFNYPQEALRKKIEGKILVQFTINKEGKVIDIKKKGPENSDILKEEAERLISKLPNFIPGKHNGENVLVKYALPIIFKTPKRS, from the coding sequence ATGAAACCCCAATTTATTATAATTATTGTCGCACTATTATCATATTACAAAGTATATACACAAAAACAATGTGCTACAGATGAACAAGTGGTAGACCTTAACACTATAACTAAGTGTTCCATTAATGATGTTAAGGAAACATTAAGTGAATTAGAAACTAAACAAATCAGAACCAGAAAAAAAAGGAAAAAAGTAGTTGCTAACAACAGTCTTAATGTAAATAACCTCCATAGTGTTGACTCTAAAAGTGTAGCTAAAATAGATCAAATAAAATCAGCTACAGATAAACTAGCTCCTTTAAAAAAGATTCCATTTTATATGGTTGACCAAATCCCTTTATTTAAAAAATGTAAAAACACACCATTAATTAAACAAACTAAGTGTTTTGAAAAACAAATGGCTAAACATATTTTTAATAATTTCAATTATCCTCAAGAAGCATTAAGAAAAAAAATAGAAGGTAAAATTCTTGTACAGTTTACAATTAACAAAGAGGGTAAGGTTATTGACATAAAGAAAAAAGGCCCTGAAAATTCTGACATACTAAAAGAGGAAGCAGAACGTTTAATCTCTAAACTTCCTAACTTTATACCAGGAAAACATAATGGCGAAAATGTTTTAGTTAAATATGCACTTCCTATTATTTTTAAAACACCAAAAAGAAGTTAA